A genomic region of Pyrus communis chromosome 14, drPyrComm1.1, whole genome shotgun sequence contains the following coding sequences:
- the LOC137714565 gene encoding secreted RxLR effector protein 161-like: MAGCKPVATPLVVNEKFQREDGSGDADESMYRNLVGSLLYLAATRPDIMYDASLLSRFMHKPSRIHYGAAKRILRYIQGSVDDLKSTSGYTFTLRAGVFSWVSKKQKSVALSMAKAEYVSASIATSQAVWLRRIMQDFGDKQLISFVTTSQQLP; encoded by the exons atggcTGGTTGCAAGCCTGTTGCAACACCTCTAGTTGTGAATGAAAAGTTTCAAAGAGAAGATGGTAGTGGTGATGCTGATGAATCTATGTATAGAAACCTAGTTGGGAGTTTGTTGTATTTGGCAGCGACTAGACCTGATATTATGTATGATGCAAGCTTGTTGTCCAGATTTATGCACAAGCCTAGTCGCATTCACTATGGAGCTGCAAAGAGGATCCTAAGATACATACAAG GTAGTGTGGATGACTTGAAGAGCACATCTGGCTATACTTTTACTCTAAGGGCTGGCGTATTCTCTTGGGTGTCTAAGAAGCAAAAATCAGTTGCACTATCAATGGCAAAGGCTGAGTATGTGTCGGcttcaattgcaacttctcaAGCAGTGTGGCTGAGAAGAATTATGCAAGATTTTGGTGACAAACAACTCATATCCTTCGTGACAACAAGTCAGCAATTGCCATGA
- the LOC137715135 gene encoding sodium/calcium exchanger NCL-like, with the protein MSKPSDVSFFLLLLVLCGQAHGGRLLLSDFNQSTSSDLISDGVHHHHRSHTFAPYLTLKNALSAEDSTCEQTYGFLPCTTTVIGNLFLILVYGYLMYLAATYLSNGSELLLEILGPGIIGGLFLPILGALPDAMLILVSGLSGTKETAQSQVSVGMGLLAGSTVMLLTVIWGSCVIVGKCDIQGSVAMDNKDTKGLSLTGSGVSTDIWTSYAAMIMIVSVIPFLIVQLPQLLNSTSGRHLAVLISLIVSVALLLSYCLYQVFQPWIQRRKIAYAKHKHVISGLLQHLKKRALGKLLNDEGEPDADIIKKLFCTIDEDGDGFLSASELRALIVGIRFDEIQLDNNEAVEKVMSDFDTSRDSYISSDEFFIGISKWLNEAKRQGDISTDPSNRTMKFLTDFHKRTKEEHALLGADDQSDEVVEGVENVKWTSIKAGLMLLVGTLIAAAFADPLVDAVDNFSDATSIPTFFISFIALPLATNSSEAVSAIIFASRKKIRTASLTFSELYGAVTMNNLLCLAVFLALVYARGLTWDFSSEVLVILIVCVVMGLLGSLRTVFPLWTSSIAYLLYPFSLALVYVLDYVFGWS; encoded by the exons ATGTCTAAACCCTCTGACGtgtccttcttcctcctccttctggTCCTCTGCGGCCAGGCCCACGGAGGCCGCTTGCTCCTCTCCGACTTCAACCAATCAACGTCATCCGATCTGATCTCCGATGGagtccaccaccaccaccggtCCCATACCTTCGCGCCCTACCTCACTCTCAAGAACGCCCTTTCGGCGGAGGACTCCACCTGCGAGCAGACCTACGGGTTCCTGCCCTGCACCACCACCGTGATCGGCAACCTCTTCCTGATTCTGGTGTATGGTTACCTGATGTACTTGGCCGCCACCTACCTCTCCAACGGCAGCGAGCTGTTGCTCGAGATTCTCGGGCCCGGTATCATCGGAGGCTTGTTCCTCCCCATCCTCGGCGCCCTTCCCGACGCCATGCTCATTCTCG TATCCGGACTTTCTGGAACTAAAGAAACTGCTCAAAGTCAGGTCTCTGTTGGAATGGGCTTGCTAGCTGGTTCTACTGTAATGCTGCTTACGGTAATATGGGGTTCCTGTGTTATTGTCGGAAAGTGTGATATTCAGGGATCGGTTGCCATGGATAACAAAGATACAAAAGGGTTGAGCTTAACTG GTTCTGGTGTCAGTACTGATATCTGGACAAGCTATGCTGCAATGATTATGATTGTATCTGTCATCCCATTTCTTATTGTGCAATTACCGCAGCTCCTCAATTCCACCTCGGGTAGACACCTAGCAGTTTTGATCTCACTCATTGTCTCGGTAGCACTATTGCTTTCTTATTGCCTTTATCAG GTGTTTCAGCCTTGGATCCAGAGGAGAAAAATTGCTTATGCAAAGCACAAGCATGTAATATCAGGACTCTTACAACATCTGAAGAAGCGTGCATTGGGAAAGCTTCTTAATGATGAGGGTGAACCTGATGCAGACATTATCAAGAA GTTGTTTTGTACAATTGACGAGGATGGGGATGGGTTTCTTTCAGCTTCTGAATTAAGAGCACTGATTGTAGGAATCCGGTTTGATGAAATACAGTTGGATAACAATGAAGCTGTAGAGAAAGTGATGAGTGATTTTGACACTTCTCGTGATTCCTATATCAGTAGTGATGAGTTCTTCATTGGCATCTCAAAATGGCTCAATGAGGCAAAGCGTCAAGGAGATATCAGTACTGACCCCAGTAATCGTACAATGAAGTTTTTAACAGACTTTCACAAG CGAACAAAAGAAGAGCACGCTCTTTTGGGGGCGGATGACCAAAGTGATGAGGTTGTCGAGGGTGTTGAGAATGTGAAGTGGACCTCTATCAAAGCAGGATTAATGTTGTTGGTAGGAACTCTTATTGCCGCTGCATTTGCAGACCCCTTGGTAGACGCTGTTGATAATTTCTCCGATGCCACAAGCATTCCAACTTTCTTCATCTCATTCATTGCTCTACCTCTGGCTACTAATTCTAGTGAGGCTGTATCAGCGATTATCTTTGCCAGCCGCAAAAAAATAAGGACTGCCTCGTTAACATTTTCTGAG TTATATGGTGCAGTAACCATGAATAACCTCCTCTGCCTAGCAGTATTTTTGGCCCTGGTTTACGCCAGGGGATTAACGTGGGACTTCTCATCGGAAGTCCTGGTGATTCTCATCGTTTGCGTTGTGATGGGTCTTCTAGGCAGTCTCCGCACTGTCTTCCCTCTTTGGACGTCTTCAATTGCTTACCTACTCTACCCATTCTCCCTGGCGCTGGTTTACGTCCTGGACTATGTTTTTGGCTGGTCATAG
- the LOC137716276 gene encoding sodium/calcium exchanger NCL-like produces MFNTLLFHRLFFFLILCGGVAASHNISRPQSSPHDVNVSDGVHRQSNNSTVPYLTLNRPGDIAAEAEGECEETYGFLPCTDSVLGNLFLILVYGYLMYLAATYLSNGSELLLEILGPGIVGGLFLPVLGSLPDAILILVSGLSGSKETAQSQVSVGMGLLAGSTVLILTLIWGSCVVVGKCDIQNSVAIDNKDTKGLSLTGSGVSTDIWTSYAARIMAISILPFIIVQLPAVLSSKSGSQIAVLVALVISVALFISYCLYQVSQPWIQRRRIAYAKHKHVISGILQHLKMRFGNLLTDDGEPNEENIIKLFYAMDQNGDGHISRNELRAMIVGLKFDEIELDKNDAVEKVMNDFDTSHDSQIDRNEFLFGISKWIHEAKRSGDDNDHRTMKFLFDFHLKTKQEHDLLGGQSDEIIEGVENPKWTSFKAVLMLLIGTLIAAAAADPLIDVVDNFSTATGIPTFFISFIALPLATSCEAVSAIMFASRKKIRTTSLTFSQLYGSATMNNVLCLSVFLALVYFRELTWDFSAEVLIILIVCIVMGVFCSFRTVFPLWTSSIAFLLYPFSVALIYVLDYIFGWS; encoded by the exons ATGTTCAACACGTTGCTATTTCACcgtctcttcttctttcttatcCTCTGCGGCGGAGTGGCTGCGAGCCACAACATCTCCAGGCCTCAATCCTCACCGCACGATGTAAATGTGTCTGATGGGGTACACCGCCAGTCTAACAACTCCACAGTGCCCTACCTTACTCTCAACCGGCCCGGAGACATCGCGGCGGAGGCGGAGGGGGAGTGTGAGGAGACGTACGGGTTCTTACCTTGTACCGACAGCGTGCTAGGGAACCTGTTCCTGATTTTGGTGTACGGTTACTTGATGTACTTGGCAGCAACGTACCTGTCTAATGGGAGCGAATTATTGCTCGAGATTCTCGGCCCCGGTATCGTCGGAGGGTTGTTCCTCCCCGTCCTCGGGTCGCTTCCCGACGCCATTCTCATTCTCG TATCCGGACTTTCTGGGAGTAAAGAAACAGCTCAAAGTCAGGTCTCAGTTGGAATGGGGTTGCTAGCTGGTTCAACTGTATTGATTCTCACATTGATCTGGGGTTCCTGCGTTGTCGTTGGCAAGTGCGATATCCAGAATTCGGTTGCCATCGATAACAAAGATACAAAGGGCCTTAGCTTAACCG GTTCTGGTGTGAGTACTGATATCTGGACAAGCTATGCTGCAAGGATTATGGCTATATCTATCCTCCCTTTCATTATTGTTCAATTACCAGCGGTTCTCAGTTCAAAATCCGGCAGCCAGATCGCAGTTTTGGTTGCACTTGTTATCTCTGTCGCACTATTTATTTCTTACTGCCTTTATCAG GTGTCTCAGCCTTGGATCCAGCGGAGGCGAATTGCGTATGCAAAGCACAAACATGTTATATCAGGAATCTTACAACATCTAAAAATGCGCTTCGGAAATCTCCTTACGGATGACGGTGAACCTAATGAAGAAAATATAATAAA GTTGTTTTATGCAATGGATCAGAACGGGGATGGACATATTTCACGTAATGAGTTAAGAGCAATGATTGTAGGTCTCAAGTTCGACGAAATAGAGTTGGATAAGAATGATGCTGTGGAGAAAGTGATGAATGATTTTGACACTTCTCACGATTCTCAAATCGATCGGAATGAGTTCCTCTTCGGTATCTCAAAATGGATTCATGAGGCAAAGCGTTCGggagatgacaatgatcatcGCACGATGAAATTTTTGTTTGACTTTCACTTG AAAACTAAGCAAGAGCACGATCTTCTCGGGGGGCAAAGTGATGAGATCATTGAAGGTGTTGAAAATCCCAAGTGGACATCCTTCAAAGCAGTTCTAATGTTGTTGATAGGAACTCTTATAGCAGCTGCTGCTGCAGATCCCTTGATTGACGTTGTTGATAATTTCTCAACTGCCACCGGCATTCCGACTTTCTTCATCTCATTCATTGCATTGCCTCTGGCTACTTCTTGTGAGGCTGTGTCTGCAATAATGTTTGCTAGCCGCAAAAAGATCAGAACCACCTCTTTAACATTTTCTCAG TTGTACGGATCAGCGACCATGAACAACGTCCTGTGCCTGTCGGTCTTTTTGGCCCTTGTTTACTTTCGAGAGTTAACGTGGGACTTCTCAGCAGAAGTCCTTATTATTCTCATTGTTTGCATCGTGATGGGGGTTTTCTGCAGTTTCCGCACTGTCTTCCCTCTTTGGACATCTTCGATCGCTTTCCTACTTTACCCATTCTCCGTCGCACTGATTTATGTCCTGGATTATATTTTCGGCTGGTCATAG